One genomic region from Cucumis melo cultivar AY chromosome 9, USDA_Cmelo_AY_1.0, whole genome shotgun sequence encodes:
- the LOC103501668 gene encoding uncharacterized protein LOC103501668 isoform X1: protein MTVPESEEVDFKRIGLSASDYDANIPIKKRRFLGVQLTPSPSKDISSFHSDGDLLKVEQPSPPKGVSSFNHNENLIKSEEPILSVIIVSSSSAVTSCALSNNNQDSVSEKKKGKSDTDSCCVDIVRSDTGTAGVKFQEPGFGRHACTDGFVECEGKSVEHTDHASPVICGGLKLSTSLDSDHFAGNKEEEIDVKMPEENCSPPICQLGGGGGVSVGLKGHMDLKLVPEKSDLNFLKQNSMEPVLLDFALNNQGSSTQCVKGNVGFDCDGSFLQSNREKWDLNTSMESWEGCTSGDDPVVQISTTRTNTTTETYACSSEMVESDSPCRKQTLLDSEDKVDSTKEHLHLSLDSSYLKSVLDEDPYISEYESDGNWDIAETVDDNDNNVEEDYEDGEVRETMQENEVEVHVHEKREIEPLDHAGCNEEKINSVGLLDHEFFTLGPQEQETKSENLDYRSEDEVQTTTKSKSYEQENEDLCVKELHAVENAISEDVNISAKATGRIQLSQYDKKGNFEGQGTADKIINEEPIPTFSQDEVENAVAVDVVQNRDLTLPTVNESVTRDDTKDINGGTRNSRIINFNRTSTDSTPCKAKSSFVRPVLSHKDREFVPNMGVEEANMKPQERDDVYSNITKKISIDKRQGPPPLMGFSHRRGRYTNRLDNRSEEWDFGANFSPEIYSEQQIDYHVAGFDKNRYKIIPDGPFGGANRRGRELVEDEEPFFFHGPSRRKSPGRRHGHSVRGGKMVNRMPRDFSPGRCMDEGGSFDRQHGEKFTRSFADDTVDGMYPRPQPPYDVDRPFFRERRNFSFQRKTFPKIDSKSPVRSRARSPSQWFSSKRSDRFCERPNMTHQRSPNYMTDRMRSPDQCSIRGYMPGQRQGFRYLSPPDELRDVGSAPDHGHMRPFIPNRNQTKRLPLRNRSYDAIDPRGRIEDDGLFYGPVRLGQLTGYNGGKPDDDERRFNERHEPLHSFKHGFRDSDGDRYRNKGEDCSRPFRFCAEDDPRISWKRR from the exons ATGACCGTTCCAGAAAGTGAAGAG GTTGATTTTAAGCGCATTGGGTTGTCAGCTAGTGATTATGATGCAAATATTCCTATCAAGAAAAGGAGATTTCTGGGAGTGCAGTTAACTCCATCTCCATCTAAAGATATATCTTCATTCCATTCAGATGGAGATTTATTGAAGGTTGAGCAGCCATCTCCACCTAAAGGTGTATCTTCTTTTAATCAcaatgaaaatttaataaagAGTGAGGAGCCGATTTTATCTGTGATAATAGTTTCAAGTTCTAGTGCAGTCACAAGTTGTGCATTGTCGAACAATAACCAGGACAGTGTTtctgaaaagaagaaaggaaaatctGATACTGATTCATGCTGTGTGGATATAGTCCGAAGCGATACTGGAACAGCAGGAGTCAAGTTTCAAGAACCCGGTTTCGGAAGACATGCTTGTACTGATGGTTTTGTTGAATGTGAAGGTAAATCTGTAGAACATACTGATCATGCATCACCAGTGATCTGTGGGGGGTTGAAGTTGTCGACTAGCCTTGACTCTGATCATTTTGCTGGTAACAAGGAGGAAGAAATTGATGTAAAAATGCCTGAAGAAAATTGCAGCCCTCCAATTTGTCAACTTGGAGGAGGAGGTGGAGTATCAGTAGGTTTGAAGGGACATATGGATCTGAAATTAGTTCCTGAAAAGAGTGATTTGAATTTCCTGAAGCAGAATTCTATGGAACCTGTGTTACTAGACTTCGCTTTAAACAATCAAGGAAGTAGCACCCAATGTGTCAAAGGTAACGTAGGGTTTGATTGTGATGGTTCCTTTTTGCAGTCGAACAGGGAAAAATGGGATCTAAATACTTCAATGGAATCATGGGAGGGTTGTACTAGTGGTGATGATCCTGTAGTGCAGATATCCACCACTCGGACAAATACAACTACTGAAACTTATGCTTGCTCATCTGAAATGGTTGAAAGTGACAGTCCATGCAGAAAACAAACCCTTTTAGATAGTGAAGATAAAGTTGACTCTACAAAAGAGCATCTTCATTTAAGTCTTGATTCATCTTATCTGAAGTCTGTGCTTGATGAAGATCCTTACATTTCTGAATATGAATCAGATGGCAACTGGGATATAGCTGAGACTGttgatgataatgataataatgtAGAAGAAGACTATGAAGATGGGGAGGTCCGGGAAACAATGCAGGAAAATGAAGTAGAAGTCCATGTACACGAGAAAAGAGAAATTGAGCCCTTGGATCATGCTGGTTGTAATGAAGAAAAGATCAATTCTGTTGGATTACTGGATCATGAATTTTTTACTTTAGGCCCCCAGGAACAGGAAACTAAATCAGAAAATCTGGATTATAGAAGTGAAGATGAAGTTCAGACCACAACTAAAAGTAAATCTTATGAGCAAGAAAATGAAGATCTTTGTGTGAAAGAATTGCATGCTGTAGAGAACGCTATAAGTGAGGATGTAAACATATCTGCGAAGGCCACAGGAAGAATCCAATTATCCCAATATGATAAAAAGGGCAACTTTGAGGGACAGGGCACTGCTGACAAAATCATCAATGAGGAACCGATTCCTACATTTTCTCAGGATGAGGTGGAGAATGCTGTAGCAGTAGATGTAGTGCAGAATAGGGATCTAACGTTGCCTACTGTAAATGAGTCTGTAACCAGAGATGATACAAAGGATATTAATGGAGGCACTAGAAATAGTcgaataattaattttaatcgAACATCTACTGATTCAACTCCTTGTAAGGCAAAATCTAGTTTTGTTAGGCCAGTTTTATCACATAAGGATAGAGAGTTTGTACCCAACATGGGAGTTGAAGAAGCAAATATGAAACCTCAAGAAAG AGATGACGTGTACAGTAATATTACCAAGAAAATTTCTATAGACAAACGCCAGGGTCCACCTCCGTTGATGGGTTTTAGTCATAGAAGAGGGAGATATACTAATAGGCTGGACAACCGATCTGAGGAATGGGATTTTGGTGCCAACTTTTCTCCTGAAATATACAGTGAACAACAGATAGATTACCATGTTGCTGGTTTTGATAAAAACCGATATAAGATTATACCTGATGGTCCATTTGGTGGCGCTAATCGTCGTGGTAGAGAATTGGTAGAGGACgaggaacctttttttttccatgGGCCCTCAAGGAGGAAGTCACCTGGAAGAAGACATGGCCACAGTGTACGAGGTGGAAAAATGGTTAACAGAATGCCTAGAGATTTTAGTCCAGGTAGATGCATGGATGAAGGTGGCTCTTTTGATAGACAACATGGTGAAAAGTTCACTAGGAGTTTTGCTGATGATACAGTGGATGGGATGTATCCACGGCCTCAACCTCCATATGATGTAGACAGACCTTTTTTCCGAGAAAGAAGGAACTTTTCATTCCAAAGAAAAACTTTTCCCAAAATTGATTCTAAATCTCCGGTAAGATCCCGAGCTCGTTCTCCCAGCCAATGGTTCTCTTCAAAAAGATCTGATAGATTTTGTGAACGTCCCAACATGACACATCAAAGATCTCCAAATTATATGACGGATAGGATGAGATCTCCTGATCAGTGTTCTATACGTGGATATATGCCAGGCCAAAGACAAGGATTCCGTTACCTTTCACCACCCGATGAATTGAGAGATGTGGGTTCTGCACCTGACCATGGCCATATGAGGCCTTTTATCCCTAACAGGAATCAAACTAAAAGATTACCACTTAGAAACAGAAGCTATGATGCTATAGATCCTCGAGGAAGGATTGAGGACGATGGACTGTTTTATGGTCCTGTACGTTTGGGTCAATTGACTGGGTACAATGGTGGCAAACCAGATGACGATGAAAGAAGATTTAACGAGAGACATGAACCTCTTCATTCTTTTAAGCATGGATTTCGTGATTCTGATGGTGATAGATACCGAAACAAGGGGGAGGATTGTTCTAGGCCTTTTAGGTTTTGTGCAGAGGATGACCCAAGAATTTCATGGAAGAGAAGGTAG
- the LOC103501668 gene encoding uncharacterized protein LOC103501668 isoform X2, producing MTVPESEEVDFKRIGLSASDYDANIPIKKRRFLGVQLTPSPSKDISSFHSDGDLLKVEQPSPPKVTSCALSNNNQDSVSEKKKGKSDTDSCCVDIVRSDTGTAGVKFQEPGFGRHACTDGFVECEGKSVEHTDHASPVICGGLKLSTSLDSDHFAGNKEEEIDVKMPEENCSPPICQLGGGGGVSVGLKGHMDLKLVPEKSDLNFLKQNSMEPVLLDFALNNQGSSTQCVKGNVGFDCDGSFLQSNREKWDLNTSMESWEGCTSGDDPVVQISTTRTNTTTETYACSSEMVESDSPCRKQTLLDSEDKVDSTKEHLHLSLDSSYLKSVLDEDPYISEYESDGNWDIAETVDDNDNNVEEDYEDGEVRETMQENEVEVHVHEKREIEPLDHAGCNEEKINSVGLLDHEFFTLGPQEQETKSENLDYRSEDEVQTTTKSKSYEQENEDLCVKELHAVENAISEDVNISAKATGRIQLSQYDKKGNFEGQGTADKIINEEPIPTFSQDEVENAVAVDVVQNRDLTLPTVNESVTRDDTKDINGGTRNSRIINFNRTSTDSTPCKAKSSFVRPVLSHKDREFVPNMGVEEANMKPQERDDVYSNITKKISIDKRQGPPPLMGFSHRRGRYTNRLDNRSEEWDFGANFSPEIYSEQQIDYHVAGFDKNRYKIIPDGPFGGANRRGRELVEDEEPFFFHGPSRRKSPGRRHGHSVRGGKMVNRMPRDFSPGRCMDEGGSFDRQHGEKFTRSFADDTVDGMYPRPQPPYDVDRPFFRERRNFSFQRKTFPKIDSKSPVRSRARSPSQWFSSKRSDRFCERPNMTHQRSPNYMTDRMRSPDQCSIRGYMPGQRQGFRYLSPPDELRDVGSAPDHGHMRPFIPNRNQTKRLPLRNRSYDAIDPRGRIEDDGLFYGPVRLGQLTGYNGGKPDDDERRFNERHEPLHSFKHGFRDSDGDRYRNKGEDCSRPFRFCAEDDPRISWKRR from the exons ATGACCGTTCCAGAAAGTGAAGAG GTTGATTTTAAGCGCATTGGGTTGTCAGCTAGTGATTATGATGCAAATATTCCTATCAAGAAAAGGAGATTTCTGGGAGTGCAGTTAACTCCATCTCCATCTAAAGATATATCTTCATTCCATTCAGATGGAGATTTATTGAAGGTTGAGCAGCCATCTCCACCTAAAG TCACAAGTTGTGCATTGTCGAACAATAACCAGGACAGTGTTtctgaaaagaagaaaggaaaatctGATACTGATTCATGCTGTGTGGATATAGTCCGAAGCGATACTGGAACAGCAGGAGTCAAGTTTCAAGAACCCGGTTTCGGAAGACATGCTTGTACTGATGGTTTTGTTGAATGTGAAGGTAAATCTGTAGAACATACTGATCATGCATCACCAGTGATCTGTGGGGGGTTGAAGTTGTCGACTAGCCTTGACTCTGATCATTTTGCTGGTAACAAGGAGGAAGAAATTGATGTAAAAATGCCTGAAGAAAATTGCAGCCCTCCAATTTGTCAACTTGGAGGAGGAGGTGGAGTATCAGTAGGTTTGAAGGGACATATGGATCTGAAATTAGTTCCTGAAAAGAGTGATTTGAATTTCCTGAAGCAGAATTCTATGGAACCTGTGTTACTAGACTTCGCTTTAAACAATCAAGGAAGTAGCACCCAATGTGTCAAAGGTAACGTAGGGTTTGATTGTGATGGTTCCTTTTTGCAGTCGAACAGGGAAAAATGGGATCTAAATACTTCAATGGAATCATGGGAGGGTTGTACTAGTGGTGATGATCCTGTAGTGCAGATATCCACCACTCGGACAAATACAACTACTGAAACTTATGCTTGCTCATCTGAAATGGTTGAAAGTGACAGTCCATGCAGAAAACAAACCCTTTTAGATAGTGAAGATAAAGTTGACTCTACAAAAGAGCATCTTCATTTAAGTCTTGATTCATCTTATCTGAAGTCTGTGCTTGATGAAGATCCTTACATTTCTGAATATGAATCAGATGGCAACTGGGATATAGCTGAGACTGttgatgataatgataataatgtAGAAGAAGACTATGAAGATGGGGAGGTCCGGGAAACAATGCAGGAAAATGAAGTAGAAGTCCATGTACACGAGAAAAGAGAAATTGAGCCCTTGGATCATGCTGGTTGTAATGAAGAAAAGATCAATTCTGTTGGATTACTGGATCATGAATTTTTTACTTTAGGCCCCCAGGAACAGGAAACTAAATCAGAAAATCTGGATTATAGAAGTGAAGATGAAGTTCAGACCACAACTAAAAGTAAATCTTATGAGCAAGAAAATGAAGATCTTTGTGTGAAAGAATTGCATGCTGTAGAGAACGCTATAAGTGAGGATGTAAACATATCTGCGAAGGCCACAGGAAGAATCCAATTATCCCAATATGATAAAAAGGGCAACTTTGAGGGACAGGGCACTGCTGACAAAATCATCAATGAGGAACCGATTCCTACATTTTCTCAGGATGAGGTGGAGAATGCTGTAGCAGTAGATGTAGTGCAGAATAGGGATCTAACGTTGCCTACTGTAAATGAGTCTGTAACCAGAGATGATACAAAGGATATTAATGGAGGCACTAGAAATAGTcgaataattaattttaatcgAACATCTACTGATTCAACTCCTTGTAAGGCAAAATCTAGTTTTGTTAGGCCAGTTTTATCACATAAGGATAGAGAGTTTGTACCCAACATGGGAGTTGAAGAAGCAAATATGAAACCTCAAGAAAG AGATGACGTGTACAGTAATATTACCAAGAAAATTTCTATAGACAAACGCCAGGGTCCACCTCCGTTGATGGGTTTTAGTCATAGAAGAGGGAGATATACTAATAGGCTGGACAACCGATCTGAGGAATGGGATTTTGGTGCCAACTTTTCTCCTGAAATATACAGTGAACAACAGATAGATTACCATGTTGCTGGTTTTGATAAAAACCGATATAAGATTATACCTGATGGTCCATTTGGTGGCGCTAATCGTCGTGGTAGAGAATTGGTAGAGGACgaggaacctttttttttccatgGGCCCTCAAGGAGGAAGTCACCTGGAAGAAGACATGGCCACAGTGTACGAGGTGGAAAAATGGTTAACAGAATGCCTAGAGATTTTAGTCCAGGTAGATGCATGGATGAAGGTGGCTCTTTTGATAGACAACATGGTGAAAAGTTCACTAGGAGTTTTGCTGATGATACAGTGGATGGGATGTATCCACGGCCTCAACCTCCATATGATGTAGACAGACCTTTTTTCCGAGAAAGAAGGAACTTTTCATTCCAAAGAAAAACTTTTCCCAAAATTGATTCTAAATCTCCGGTAAGATCCCGAGCTCGTTCTCCCAGCCAATGGTTCTCTTCAAAAAGATCTGATAGATTTTGTGAACGTCCCAACATGACACATCAAAGATCTCCAAATTATATGACGGATAGGATGAGATCTCCTGATCAGTGTTCTATACGTGGATATATGCCAGGCCAAAGACAAGGATTCCGTTACCTTTCACCACCCGATGAATTGAGAGATGTGGGTTCTGCACCTGACCATGGCCATATGAGGCCTTTTATCCCTAACAGGAATCAAACTAAAAGATTACCACTTAGAAACAGAAGCTATGATGCTATAGATCCTCGAGGAAGGATTGAGGACGATGGACTGTTTTATGGTCCTGTACGTTTGGGTCAATTGACTGGGTACAATGGTGGCAAACCAGATGACGATGAAAGAAGATTTAACGAGAGACATGAACCTCTTCATTCTTTTAAGCATGGATTTCGTGATTCTGATGGTGATAGATACCGAAACAAGGGGGAGGATTGTTCTAGGCCTTTTAGGTTTTGTGCAGAGGATGACCCAAGAATTTCATGGAAGAGAAGGTAG